From one uncultured Bacteroides sp. genomic stretch:
- the folP gene encoding dihydropteroate synthase, which yields MSRSFSKIINVNGRLLDLSYPQVMGVLNITPDSFYSGCRVQTDQAIADRARQILDEGASIIDVGAYSSRPNAEDISPEEEKKRLRPALKILNENHPDAIISVDTFRADVAEMCVKEYGVAIVNDISGGEMDKKMFNTVVSLQVPYIMQHMQGTPQNMQDTPHYENLLKETFLYFAEKIQKLSEKGLNDLIIDPGFGFGKTLDHNYELLNHLEDFRIFELPILVGLSRKSMITKLLGIPTSEALNGTTVVNTIALQKGADIIRVHDVKEAVQTVKIVEKCRNK from the coding sequence ATGAGTCGATCATTCTCCAAAATTATCAATGTAAACGGAAGACTGTTAGATCTTTCATATCCTCAGGTAATGGGCGTTTTAAATATAACGCCAGATTCTTTTTATTCAGGTTGCCGTGTTCAGACAGATCAGGCAATAGCTGATCGTGCCAGACAGATTCTGGATGAGGGAGCTTCTATTATTGATGTCGGGGCTTATTCTTCACGTCCTAATGCAGAGGATATCTCTCCGGAGGAAGAAAAGAAAAGATTGCGTCCGGCATTGAAAATCTTAAATGAGAATCACCCTGATGCCATTATTTCTGTTGATACTTTCCGTGCGGATGTGGCAGAAATGTGTGTAAAAGAGTATGGCGTTGCTATTGTTAATGATATTTCCGGGGGTGAGATGGACAAAAAAATGTTCAATACAGTTGTGAGTCTTCAAGTTCCATATATAATGCAGCACATGCAAGGGACTCCTCAGAATATGCAAGATACTCCTCATTACGAGAATCTATTGAAAGAGACCTTTCTTTATTTTGCGGAGAAAATACAGAAACTTAGTGAAAAAGGACTGAATGATTTAATTATTGATCCAGGATTTGGCTTTGGCAAAACATTGGATCATAACTATGAATTGCTTAATCACCTGGAGGATTTTAGAATCTTTGAACTCCCGATACTTGTTGGATTGTCCAGAAAATCGATGATAACCAAATTACTTGGGATACCTACAAGTGAAGCATTGAACGGAACAACTGTAGTAAACACTATCGCTTTACAAAAAGGGGCGGATATCATTCGGGTACACGACGTGAAAGAAGCTGTTCAAACTGTGAAGATTGTAGAAAAATGTAGAAATAAATAA